In the genome of Halococcus sediminicola, one region contains:
- a CDS encoding iron transporter, with protein sequence MDRRSFLRAGTAASTVGAGLLAGCSGLFSVQTGPPGRMPPLPENRPAAVYFPSHVEGMKMVGVSETAAGNGTNATNRSNGSRDSSGTATGYRCALSYSYPHRFWTVTGERTKKVSVEDDSLHLMVNVWDPATGISPLDTNPTVSVSQDGESVTTLSPWTMLSQNMGFHTGDNVSLPGAGDYTVRVNIPPTSAQRTGAFANRFGGRQSFEFTLTFDPEKMSDIMFKRLGEKAGTRGAVKPMNMKKMPLTLAPKKEALPGRPLGTIRTGNAVFVVRALDEASRFDTDGKKYLAVSARTPYNRYILPAMSLSATVMRGDETVFDGPLQATIDPELNYHYGVGVESIQSDDEIEITVDAPPQVARHEGYETAFLDMPSRTLTVGGKSSG encoded by the coding sequence ATGGATCGACGATCGTTTCTCCGAGCCGGCACGGCCGCGAGCACGGTCGGCGCTGGCCTCCTCGCCGGCTGTTCGGGGCTTTTCTCTGTCCAGACAGGACCTCCAGGGCGGATGCCACCACTGCCCGAGAACCGTCCCGCTGCCGTTTATTTTCCCTCGCACGTCGAAGGCATGAAAATGGTCGGTGTGAGCGAGACGGCCGCCGGAAACGGAACAAATGCAACAAACCGCTCGAACGGCTCACGGGACAGTTCGGGAACGGCTACGGGCTATCGGTGTGCACTCTCGTATAGCTATCCCCACCGGTTCTGGACCGTCACCGGCGAGCGGACGAAGAAGGTGTCCGTGGAGGACGATTCGCTCCACCTCATGGTGAACGTCTGGGATCCGGCAACCGGGATTTCGCCGTTAGATACGAACCCGACGGTATCAGTCTCGCAAGACGGCGAATCGGTGACGACACTCTCCCCGTGGACGATGCTCTCCCAGAACATGGGTTTTCATACCGGCGACAACGTCTCGCTGCCCGGTGCCGGTGATTACACCGTCAGGGTCAACATCCCGCCGACGTCCGCACAGCGGACGGGTGCATTCGCGAACCGGTTCGGTGGCCGGCAGTCGTTTGAGTTCACGCTCACCTTTGACCCCGAGAAAATGAGCGACATCATGTTCAAGCGGCTCGGTGAGAAAGCGGGCACACGCGGGGCGGTCAAGCCAATGAACATGAAGAAAATGCCGCTCACACTCGCGCCGAAGAAGGAGGCGCTTCCCGGCCGACCGCTCGGGACGATCCGGACCGGCAACGCTGTGTTCGTCGTGCGAGCGCTCGACGAGGCATCCCGGTTCGATACGGATGGGAAAAAGTATCTTGCCGTCTCGGCACGGACGCCGTACAACCGATACATCCTACCGGCGATGTCGCTGTCGGCGACAGTGATGCGGGGCGACGAGACGGTCTTCGATGGGCCGCTCCAGGCGACGATCGACCCGGAGTTGAACTACCACTACGGAGTCGGTGTCGAGAGTATCCAGTCCGACGACGAGATCGAGATCACGGTTGATGCGCCACCGCAGGTCGCCCGTCACGAGGGCTATGAAACCGCCTTTCTCGATATGCCGTCGCGAACGCTCACCGTCGGCGGCAAATCGTCCGGGTAG
- a CDS encoding twin-arginine translocation signal domain-containing protein, producing MPAGTERGLSRRTFVKAAVAIGGPAALSACVARENAPDLPQGPNDLSTLPTRQHAWNEFLALGDNDNHLGPRHRVLLYLRYRKEGTPTRKDGEQMERALRTLERAYPHSHDGLLFTVSYSPAYFERFNESLPQSVDLQKPKALTPFEAPELDRPDAVVHLASDHGQVVLGAEEALVGDRKNLNGVDIDVSLKKVFERIDRRTGFVGDGLPADNQDVQGIPDSEPVPDDSPLYMGFKSGFDKNQATEDDVTINSGPFTGGTTQQISTIKLHLDQWYEQDSRYQRVGKMFCPAHAESGIVEGDGDNLGNSSRMDDCPPAEKSARESGLVGHSQKAARARENDRPVILRRDFDSTDGDEATLHFLSLQQDTTDFTKTRESMTGTDLAEESALGRKNNNGILQYMSVTRRGNYLLPPRGLRALPAAVPRQ from the coding sequence ATGCCAGCAGGCACGGAGAGGGGTCTCTCCCGACGCACGTTCGTGAAAGCTGCCGTCGCAATCGGCGGGCCGGCAGCGCTGTCAGCCTGCGTAGCCCGCGAGAACGCTCCTGACCTCCCGCAAGGACCGAACGACCTCTCGACGTTGCCGACGCGCCAACACGCATGGAACGAGTTCCTCGCGCTCGGCGACAACGACAACCACCTTGGTCCGCGCCACCGCGTGCTGCTATACCTCCGTTACCGGAAAGAGGGGACGCCAACGCGAAAAGACGGGGAGCAAATGGAACGAGCACTGCGAACGCTTGAACGGGCGTATCCCCACTCCCACGACGGCCTGTTGTTCACCGTGAGCTACTCGCCGGCGTATTTCGAACGCTTCAACGAGTCGCTCCCGCAGTCGGTCGATCTCCAGAAGCCGAAGGCGCTCACACCATTCGAGGCCCCGGAACTCGATCGGCCGGATGCAGTCGTACACCTCGCCAGCGACCACGGACAGGTCGTCTTGGGTGCGGAGGAGGCTCTCGTAGGAGACCGGAAAAATCTGAACGGTGTCGACATCGACGTCTCGCTCAAGAAGGTTTTCGAGCGGATTGACCGGCGGACAGGGTTCGTTGGCGACGGATTACCCGCTGATAATCAGGACGTCCAAGGGATTCCCGATTCAGAGCCCGTACCCGACGACTCGCCGTTGTACATGGGTTTCAAATCCGGCTTCGACAAAAACCAGGCGACCGAGGACGACGTGACTATTAACTCAGGACCGTTCACGGGCGGAACGACCCAGCAGATCTCGACAATCAAGCTCCACCTCGATCAGTGGTACGAGCAGGACAGCCGCTATCAGCGCGTCGGCAAGATGTTTTGCCCAGCCCACGCCGAGTCGGGTATTGTCGAGGGTGACGGCGACAATCTGGGCAATTCGAGCCGAATGGACGACTGTCCGCCCGCCGAGAAATCCGCCCGCGAGTCGGGGCTGGTCGGCCACTCGCAGAAGGCCGCCCGTGCGCGCGAGAACGACCGACCGGTGATCCTCCGGCGCGATTTCGATTCGACCGATGGCGACGAAGCCACACTGCATTTCCTCTCACTCCAGCAGGACACGACCGATTTCACGAAGACTCGCGAGTCAATGACCGGCACCGACCTCGCCGAGGAATCCGCACTCGGTCGAAAGAACAACAACGGCATTCTCCAGTATATGTCTGTGACGCGCCGCGGCAACTACCTCCTCCCACCGCGCGGGCTACGGGCGCTTCCTGCCGCCGTGCCGCGGCAGTGA
- a CDS encoding zinc ribbon domain-containing protein, with the protein MKIRYYADADIREWYEHTLGLLGTLHDEHGITVEIDRIDEQHGPITDFPGEVRYPSPEEVYERDLKRNRDLNQTIDPTPSDGFKRYGTLDIAGNIAVVDDEGTVQWASTLPGYARGYGPGVESRTAMDFLEDIATSPSNRICVECLHLLDGNESFCPNCGHELS; encoded by the coding sequence ATGAAGATACGCTACTACGCAGATGCGGACATCCGGGAATGGTACGAGCACACGCTCGGCCTGCTGGGGACGCTGCACGACGAGCATGGTATCACCGTCGAGATCGATCGCATTGACGAACAGCATGGACCGATCACGGACTTCCCTGGCGAAGTGCGATATCCCTCACCCGAGGAAGTCTACGAACGCGATCTCAAACGGAATCGAGATCTGAATCAGACCATTGACCCGACGCCGTCGGACGGATTCAAGCGGTACGGGACACTCGATATTGCCGGCAACATCGCGGTCGTCGATGACGAGGGAACCGTTCAGTGGGCCTCGACACTCCCTGGGTATGCTCGCGGCTACGGGCCAGGTGTCGAATCGCGGACAGCGATGGACTTTCTGGAGGACATCGCCACTTCTCCGAGCAACCGGATCTGTGTCGAGTGTCTGCATCTGCTGGACGGGAACGAGTCGTTCTGTCCGAACTGTGGCCACGAACTGTCGTAG
- a CDS encoding zinc-dependent alcohol dehydrogenase family protein, protein MRVAVLKSYGEPLELQKISEPNVADHGVVVDVEACGICRSDWHAWQGHGEWANDQVPLGQILGHEPAGHIVDVGADVTALDVGDRVAVPFNLGDGTCHQCRNGHGNVCIDGYALGFEETVPGAFAEQIHVPHAAFNLTRLPDEVTMDAAAALGCRYVTAFHALAHRVSLTGGEWVAVHGCGGLGLAAVQIASALGAGVVAVDVRDAPLSMAGDVGADATVRADEESVPDAIDDVTNGGAHVSIDALGRAETCRNSLASLRARGTHVQLGLTTDAERGEFALPIDQVTRWDVSFLGSRGMPPSRYDELLRLVQSGRVDPGALVTNRVALSDVSNRLAAMTEYETHGIEVVTEF, encoded by the coding sequence ATGCGAGTCGCGGTACTCAAGTCCTATGGTGAACCGCTCGAACTCCAGAAAATTTCTGAACCCAACGTCGCCGACCATGGTGTCGTCGTTGACGTCGAAGCGTGTGGTATCTGTCGGAGCGACTGGCACGCGTGGCAAGGCCACGGCGAGTGGGCCAATGATCAGGTTCCGCTGGGTCAGATTCTCGGGCACGAGCCGGCCGGTCACATCGTCGACGTCGGAGCCGATGTGACTGCACTCGACGTTGGTGATCGAGTTGCGGTCCCATTCAATCTTGGCGACGGGACGTGCCACCAGTGCCGGAACGGGCATGGTAACGTCTGTATAGACGGCTACGCTCTCGGTTTCGAGGAGACTGTCCCGGGGGCGTTCGCCGAACAGATTCACGTACCACACGCCGCGTTCAATCTCACTCGGCTCCCCGACGAGGTTACCATGGATGCGGCGGCAGCTCTCGGCTGTCGGTACGTAACGGCGTTTCACGCGCTCGCCCATCGGGTATCGCTCACTGGCGGCGAATGGGTTGCGGTGCACGGCTGTGGTGGACTCGGTCTCGCGGCCGTCCAGATAGCGTCCGCGCTCGGCGCAGGGGTGGTCGCCGTCGACGTTCGTGACGCTCCGCTGTCGATGGCAGGCGACGTCGGTGCAGATGCCACGGTTCGTGCTGACGAGGAGTCTGTCCCCGACGCAATCGACGACGTGACCAATGGCGGCGCTCACGTCTCGATCGATGCTCTCGGACGGGCAGAGACGTGTCGCAACAGCCTAGCCAGTCTCCGGGCCCGCGGAACGCATGTCCAGCTTGGATTGACGACGGACGCTGAGCGTGGCGAGTTTGCGCTCCCGATCGACCAGGTGACCCGCTGGGACGTCTCGTTCCTCGGGTCCCGGGGGATGCCGCCCTCGCGATACGATGAGCTGCTTCGGCTAGTGCAGTCCGGGCGAGTTGATCCGGGAGCGCTCGTCACCAACCGTGTGGCACTGTCGGACGTATCAAATCGGCTCGCCGCGATGACAGAGTACGAAACACATGGGATCGAGGTCGTCACCGAGTTCTGA
- a CDS encoding ribbon-helix-helix domain-containing protein encodes MSTDRDTQRVHFHSPEHLIKRVDAIATIFDKDRTDVLNEALREYVDETASDDSFQGIVANEYYEDRLDFETTKQLVGADVAQRFRLLKRDIDREPLDLPSPSDTDIYDGDRQTADPAESDTNTRD; translated from the coding sequence ATGAGCACTGATCGAGACACCCAACGCGTTCATTTTCACTCGCCGGAACACCTCATCAAGCGAGTCGACGCTATCGCAACCATCTTCGACAAAGACCGAACAGACGTCCTCAACGAGGCGCTTCGCGAGTACGTCGATGAGACCGCCAGCGACGACTCATTTCAGGGCATCGTCGCCAACGAGTACTACGAAGACCGATTGGACTTCGAGACGACCAAGCAGCTCGTCGGAGCCGATGTTGCCCAACGATTCCGGCTATTGAAGCGTGATATCGACCGTGAACCACTTGACCTGCCTTCTCCGAGCGACACCGATATCTACGATGGTGACCGCCAAACCGCCGATCCGGCTGAATCCGACACCAACACGCGAGACTAA
- a CDS encoding HVO_A0114 family putative DNA-binding protein, producing the protein MTNDTPDVDDSIDSEPFDMGPEDAEYPPVLRITANPQEKARASSRERLEDWQAGETVPHVINFQDPEMLRKLLTTRRLELLRSVMTERPDSIRDLADRLDRGVKETADDVNLLADYEIVYFEQDGRAKQPYVPYESVKIEIEVEATATDEGEEPAPA; encoded by the coding sequence ATGACCAACGACACGCCTGACGTCGACGACAGTATCGACAGCGAACCCTTCGACATGGGACCCGAAGACGCCGAGTATCCGCCCGTGCTGCGGATCACCGCGAATCCCCAGGAGAAAGCTCGGGCATCCTCACGCGAGCGGCTAGAGGACTGGCAGGCCGGCGAGACAGTCCCGCACGTCATCAACTTTCAAGATCCAGAGATGCTTCGGAAGTTGCTCACCACCCGCCGACTCGAACTTCTTCGGAGCGTCATGACCGAGCGTCCGGACAGCATTCGCGACCTCGCCGATCGGCTCGATCGCGGCGTTAAAGAGACCGCCGACGACGTGAACCTGCTCGCCGACTACGAGATCGTTTACTTCGAGCAGGACGGCCGCGCGAAGCAACCCTACGTCCCGTACGAGTCGGTAAAAATCGAAATCGAAGTCGAGGCGACGGCGACCGACGAGGGCGAAGAACCCGCACCGGCATAG
- a CDS encoding helix-turn-helix domain-containing protein, producing the protein MREYVFLLEYDRDVHPIRDFFIDHPEIVATTLNMSVTSDGGWRVERVTGSEQDLNALESVYFDQHCNDCTYPTPDCDATPSYQVIEQEPTARTIYRHVTDMSYCSSLGYLAYETFGDGLVFDATQRGPYYEWRVLIPTDRDVGAFRRTLQEDLPDGVTLAVRRVGTPERWAGIRQPQYGTDLPYKQRQALEAAVRMGYYDHPRNATLEDLATDLDLPVTTLRYRLRRAEAWAATVALGEVGASLDAINADELERSESISAPVVPTGED; encoded by the coding sequence ATGCGCGAATACGTCTTTCTCCTCGAATACGATCGTGATGTCCATCCGATACGCGATTTCTTCATCGACCATCCGGAGATCGTAGCGACAACCCTCAACATGTCGGTCACTTCTGATGGCGGTTGGCGGGTCGAGCGGGTTACCGGCTCCGAACAGGACCTCAACGCGCTCGAATCCGTCTATTTCGACCAGCACTGTAACGACTGTACGTACCCCACACCTGACTGCGACGCAACGCCCTCATACCAGGTTATCGAGCAGGAACCAACCGCGCGAACGATCTACCGGCACGTAACAGATATGAGCTACTGTTCTTCGCTCGGCTATCTCGCGTATGAGACCTTCGGAGATGGACTTGTGTTCGACGCGACTCAGCGTGGCCCGTACTACGAATGGCGCGTGCTCATCCCAACTGATCGAGATGTCGGCGCGTTCCGCCGAACGCTGCAGGAAGACCTTCCGGATGGTGTCACGCTCGCCGTTCGTCGGGTCGGCACACCCGAACGCTGGGCGGGGATTCGCCAGCCACAGTATGGTACGGACCTGCCCTACAAGCAGCGCCAGGCGCTCGAAGCGGCCGTGCGAATGGGCTACTATGACCACCCACGTAACGCAACGCTGGAGGACCTCGCTACTGATCTTGATCTTCCGGTAACGACGCTTCGTTACCGATTGCGCCGAGCCGAGGCGTGGGCGGCCACGGTTGCCCTCGGCGAAGTTGGAGCCAGCCTCGACGCTATCAATGCTGACGAACTTGAGCGATCCGAGAGCATCTCAGCGCCGGTCGTGCCGACAGGCGAAGACTGA
- a CDS encoding DMT family transporter, whose translation MIGALVFVGSKMGLPYAPPLVLAALRLDVAGLLLVPIVAFQYEYWLPQTRRDFIGVTLTGVFTLGATNTLLLAGQQYISSAVGAIAYSLMPMLMTAFAVLILPAAGLDRSDVVGIGLGFIGALIVANPTPAALLTSRVVGVGIMLASVVVFALGSVLTQRLDPSMPRITLTAWGALLAGLFNHAVTLRFGGSLADVEWTVQMVYALFVLGVIATGILYVTHFELINRIGPSRASLNFYVQPIVAAPLGWVIFGRQVTVSVFIGFLIIVLGFALIEYQLVIRIWRKFIGIGTQE comes from the coding sequence GTGATTGGAGCACTCGTGTTTGTGGGCTCAAAGATGGGCTTGCCATATGCGCCACCCCTTGTCCTCGCTGCCCTCCGCCTTGACGTCGCCGGCTTACTGTTAGTTCCGATTGTTGCTTTCCAGTACGAGTATTGGCTTCCTCAAACCCGCCGTGACTTCATCGGAGTGACCCTGACTGGCGTTTTTACTCTGGGAGCAACGAATACGCTACTATTGGCTGGCCAACAGTATATCAGTAGTGCAGTTGGAGCGATCGCCTATAGCCTCATGCCAATGCTAATGACGGCTTTTGCTGTGCTGATCCTCCCAGCCGCGGGCCTTGATCGATCCGATGTGGTGGGGATCGGTCTCGGATTCATTGGAGCACTCATTGTTGCTAATCCGACCCCAGCGGCCCTCCTGACGTCCCGGGTGGTCGGGGTCGGTATTATGCTCGCAAGTGTTGTGGTATTCGCACTGGGCAGCGTACTGACTCAGCGTCTCGATCCATCAATGCCGCGAATCACGCTGACCGCCTGGGGAGCACTGTTAGCCGGTTTGTTCAATCACGCGGTGACTCTCCGATTTGGTGGGTCGCTGGCTGACGTTGAGTGGACTGTACAGATGGTGTACGCACTATTCGTGCTTGGAGTTATCGCAACAGGAATCCTCTACGTAACGCATTTCGAGCTCATCAATCGCATTGGACCCTCACGAGCAAGCCTAAATTTTTATGTACAACCAATCGTCGCTGCCCCACTGGGCTGGGTGATATTCGGCCGTCAGGTCACCGTCAGTGTCTTCATCGGATTTCTCATCATCGTCTTGGGGTTCGCGCTTATCGAGTATCAATTGGTGATTCGCATATGGCGGAAGTTTATCGGTATTGGTACCCAAGAGTGA